One window of the Mycobacterium xenopi genome contains the following:
- a CDS encoding GntR family transcriptional regulator produces MPKKYGVKEKDLVVSHILNLVLTGKLRTGDRVDRNEIAKELGISRVPIQEALVQLEHDGILSTRYHRGAFIERFDEDTVTEHHELYGMLNGMASARAAANPTPRILGRLDTLLRALRTSKESRAFLDAAAEYRRTVNDEYAGPRLHAAIRATQTLIPRVFWATYQNGRDELLPFYEEETSAIHRRDPAAARAACIGRADVMGKVMLAELVRRGVFAPTGCVGSGSAHAVAL; encoded by the coding sequence ATGCCCAAGAAGTACGGGGTCAAAGAGAAGGACCTGGTCGTCTCCCACATCCTCAACCTGGTGTTGACCGGCAAGCTGCGCACCGGCGACCGCGTCGACCGCAACGAGATCGCCAAGGAGCTCGGGATCAGCCGTGTCCCCATCCAAGAGGCGCTGGTGCAGCTCGAACACGACGGCATCCTGTCCACGCGCTATCACCGCGGCGCATTCATCGAGCGGTTCGACGAGGACACCGTCACCGAACACCACGAGCTCTACGGGATGCTCAACGGCATGGCCTCGGCGCGCGCGGCCGCCAACCCGACGCCGCGGATCCTCGGGCGACTCGACACCCTGCTGCGCGCCCTGCGCACGTCCAAGGAATCGCGGGCTTTCCTCGACGCCGCTGCGGAGTACCGGCGCACCGTCAACGACGAGTACGCCGGGCCGCGGCTGCATGCGGCGATCCGCGCCACCCAAACCCTGATCCCGCGAGTGTTCTGGGCGACTTACCAGAACGGCCGCGACGAACTGCTGCCCTTTTACGAAGAGGAGACCTCGGCCATCCACCGCCGCGACCCGGCCGCTGCGCGCGCCGCATGCATCGGCCGTGCCGACGTGATGGGCAAAGTCATGCTCGCCGAACTGGTTCGCCGCGGGGTGTTCGCCCCTACCGGGTGTGTGGGTTCCGGGTCTGCTCACGCCGTCGCGCTGTGA
- a CDS encoding ABC transporter substrate-binding protein/permease produces MSVNRGRRAGRVLALTAALLVVASLGLAAPVAADTNQCAPVGADNAIALPRKLASAHRPHEDKYTTPTVEPLSAVDIGALGLITPGTLTVGTLSQAPPTSCINAQGRYSGFDNELLRAIAAKLGLKVTFAGTDFSGLLAQVAARRFDVGSASITATDARRRTVAFTNGYDFGYFSLVVPSGSPIAGFDDLTSRQRIGVVQGTVEDAYVVETLHLQPVKFPDFNTVYASLKTRQIDAWVAPALEALNAVRPGDPAVTVAHTFSLGNYVAYAVAKDNRPLLAALNSGLDAVIADGTWSRLYSDWVPRPLPPGWKPGSKAAPQPHLPPFAAIAARHHRTVDEPVAAKSTLAQLRDSFFDWSLYKQAVPVLLTTGLPNTLILTVSASVIGLVIGMMLAIAGISHVRWLRWPARVYTDIFRGLPEVVIILLIGLGVGPLVGGLTNSNPYPLGIAALGLTAAAYVGEIFRSGIQSVDPGQLEASRALGFSYPAAMRLVVVPQGIRRVLPALVNQFIALLKASALVYFLGLIAGQRELFQVGRDLNAQTGSLSPLVAAGVFYLALTIPLTHLVNFIDARLRRGRVVAEPQDPLDPSAISAQEMT; encoded by the coding sequence ATGAGCGTGAATCGTGGGCGGCGTGCGGGGCGGGTGCTGGCGCTGACCGCCGCGCTGCTGGTGGTGGCCAGCCTCGGATTGGCTGCACCCGTCGCAGCCGACACCAACCAGTGCGCCCCAGTCGGGGCCGACAACGCGATCGCGTTGCCGCGCAAGCTCGCCAGCGCCCACCGTCCGCACGAGGACAAGTACACGACCCCCACCGTCGAGCCGCTGTCAGCGGTAGACATCGGCGCGCTGGGGCTGATCACCCCAGGAACCCTGACGGTTGGCACGCTCTCGCAGGCCCCGCCGACAAGCTGCATCAACGCCCAAGGCCGGTACAGCGGCTTCGACAACGAGCTACTGAGGGCCATCGCGGCAAAGCTGGGTTTGAAGGTGACCTTCGCCGGCACGGACTTCTCCGGTCTGCTCGCCCAGGTGGCGGCGCGGCGTTTCGATGTCGGGTCGGCATCGATCACTGCCACCGACGCCCGGCGGCGCACCGTCGCTTTCACCAACGGCTACGACTTCGGCTACTTTTCGCTGGTTGTTCCGTCCGGGTCGCCGATCGCCGGGTTCGACGACCTCACCAGCCGGCAACGCATCGGAGTGGTTCAGGGCACGGTCGAGGACGCCTACGTCGTCGAAACCTTGCACCTGCAGCCGGTGAAGTTCCCTGACTTCAACACCGTGTACGCCAGCCTCAAAACCCGCCAGATCGACGCCTGGGTGGCGCCGGCCCTGGAGGCGCTCAACGCGGTGCGCCCGGGCGACCCGGCGGTGACCGTCGCTCATACCTTCAGCCTCGGCAACTACGTGGCCTACGCGGTGGCCAAGGACAACCGCCCGCTGCTCGCCGCCCTGAACTCCGGATTGGACGCCGTGATCGCCGACGGTACCTGGTCGCGGCTGTACTCCGACTGGGTGCCCAGGCCACTGCCACCCGGCTGGAAACCCGGCTCCAAGGCTGCGCCGCAACCACATCTGCCGCCTTTCGCCGCGATCGCCGCGCGGCATCACCGGACCGTCGACGAGCCGGTCGCGGCGAAATCGACCCTGGCCCAGCTTCGCGACTCGTTCTTCGACTGGAGCCTCTACAAGCAGGCCGTCCCGGTGCTGTTGACGACGGGGCTGCCTAACACGCTGATCCTGACGGTCAGCGCCAGCGTGATCGGGCTGGTGATCGGCATGATGCTGGCGATCGCCGGGATCTCGCACGTGCGCTGGCTGCGCTGGCCGGCGCGGGTGTACACCGATATCTTCCGCGGCCTGCCCGAGGTGGTGATCATCCTGCTCATCGGGCTGGGCGTGGGGCCGCTGGTGGGCGGGCTGACCAACAGCAATCCCTATCCGCTGGGTATTGCCGCGCTCGGGCTGACCGCGGCGGCCTACGTCGGAGAGATCTTCCGCTCGGGCATCCAAAGCGTCGACCCCGGCCAGCTGGAGGCGTCGCGGGCGCTGGGGTTCAGCTATCCGGCGGCGATGCGGTTGGTGGTGGTGCCGCAGGGCATCCGGCGGGTGCTGCCCGCGTTGGTCAACCAGTTCATCGCGTTGCTGAAGGCCTCCGCGCTGGTGTATTTCCTGGGCCTGATCGCCGGGCAGCGCGAACTTTTCCAGGTCGGCCGCGACCTGAACGCCCAGACCGGAAGCCTTTCACCGCTGGTGGCCGCCGGCGTCTTCTACCTGGCACTGACGATCCCGCTGACGCATCTGGTGAACTTCATCGACGCCCGGCTTCGCCGCGGCCGGGTGGTCGCCGAACCACAGGACCCGCTGGATCCGAGTGCGATCTCCGCCCAGGAGATGACATGA
- a CDS encoding LLM class F420-dependent oxidoreductase, whose protein sequence is MTQPVRIGVQLQPQHASQYRVIRDAVRRCEDIGVDYAFNWDHFFPLYGDPDGAHFECWTMLGAWAEQTSRIQIGALVTCNSYRNPDLLADMARTVDHISGGRLVLGIGSGWKKKDYDEYGYEFGTAASRLDNLSAALPRIKSRLAQLNPAPTRHIPILIGGQGEKKTLRLVAQYADIWHSFATRDTYPAKAAVLADHCAAVGRNPDTIEHSAAVGGETGARGDDALIAEAEDLTRLGVTLLTVGSSGPDYDLSAAEALCRWRDHR, encoded by the coding sequence ATGACGCAGCCTGTTCGCATCGGTGTGCAATTACAGCCGCAGCACGCCTCCCAATACCGTGTCATCCGCGACGCGGTCCGCCGCTGTGAGGACATCGGCGTCGACTACGCATTCAACTGGGATCACTTCTTCCCGCTCTATGGCGACCCCGACGGTGCTCACTTCGAATGCTGGACGATGCTGGGCGCTTGGGCCGAGCAGACGTCGCGCATCCAGATCGGCGCCTTGGTGACCTGCAACTCCTACCGCAATCCGGACCTGCTCGCCGACATGGCTCGCACCGTCGACCACATCAGCGGCGGACGGCTTGTTCTCGGCATCGGATCCGGCTGGAAAAAGAAGGACTACGACGAATACGGCTACGAATTCGGTACCGCAGCCAGCCGGCTAGATAACCTGTCCGCCGCCTTGCCACGCATCAAATCCCGCCTGGCCCAATTGAATCCGGCGCCCACACGCCACATACCGATCCTCATCGGCGGGCAGGGCGAGAAGAAGACATTGCGGCTCGTCGCGCAATACGCCGACATTTGGCACAGTTTCGCCACCCGCGACACCTACCCGGCGAAGGCGGCTGTGCTGGCCGATCACTGCGCGGCTGTCGGGCGCAACCCCGACACCATCGAACACTCCGCCGCGGTGGGCGGCGAAACCGGGGCGCGTGGCGATGACGCGCTGATCGCCGAGGCTGAGGACCTCACCCGGTTGGGCGTGACATTGCTGACGGTCGGCTCCTCCGGTCCCGACTACGACTTGAGCGCCGCCGAGGCGTTGTGCCGGTGGCGCGACCACCGTTAG
- a CDS encoding amino acid ABC transporter ATP-binding protein, translating into MTTQIARREPVSLAGKDIHLSFGPNAVLRGVDIDVPAGSTAAVIGPSGSGKSTLLRTLNRLYEPDRGDILLDGRSVLGDNPDRLRQRIGMVFQQFNLFPHRSVLDNVMLGPRKLRRLPADVARDLALAQLDRVGLKHKADARPGTLSGGQQQRVAIARALAMAPQVMFFDEATSALDPEMVKGVLALIADLGAEGMTMVVVTHEMGFARSASDTVVFMDRGKVVESGPPAKIFESAETKRLQRFLSQVL; encoded by the coding sequence ATGACGACCCAAATCGCGCGTCGTGAGCCAGTCTCGTTGGCGGGCAAGGATATTCATCTGTCATTCGGCCCGAACGCGGTGTTGCGGGGGGTGGACATCGACGTGCCGGCAGGCAGCACGGCGGCGGTGATCGGTCCGTCGGGCTCGGGCAAGTCGACCTTGCTGCGCACGCTGAACCGGTTGTACGAGCCGGACCGCGGCGACATCCTGCTCGACGGCCGGTCGGTGTTGGGTGACAACCCGGACCGGTTACGCCAGCGCATCGGCATGGTGTTCCAGCAGTTCAACTTGTTCCCGCATCGCAGTGTGCTCGACAACGTCATGCTGGGCCCGCGCAAGCTGCGACGGCTGCCGGCCGACGTGGCCCGCGACCTGGCACTGGCACAGCTGGATCGGGTTGGCCTGAAGCACAAGGCGGATGCACGACCGGGCACGCTGTCGGGCGGCCAGCAGCAGCGGGTGGCGATCGCGCGTGCGCTGGCCATGGCGCCGCAGGTGATGTTCTTCGACGAGGCCACCTCGGCGCTGGACCCCGAAATGGTCAAGGGAGTGTTGGCGTTGATTGCCGATCTGGGCGCCGAGGGTATGACGATGGTCGTCGTCACCCACGAAATGGGCTTCGCCCGGTCGGCTTCGGACACCGTGGTATTCATGGATCGCGGCAAAGTCGTGGAATCTGGGCCGCCGGCGAAGATATTCGAGTCCGCCGAAACCAAGCGGTTGCAGCGTTTCTTGTCCCAAGTACTTTGA